One segment of Paraburkholderia caribensis DNA contains the following:
- the deoC gene encoding deoxyribose-phosphate aldolase, whose product MPEAPTQSSSVVALRRAAHVHPARNPGVPFDLAWLDGLRVNQSAVERRTATLGTRRTVKKDAQAAWLLKAVTCIDLTTLNGDDTEGRVRRLCAKARQPVRADILAALGVPPHTITTGAVCVYHRYVAAAVDALSGSGIPVAAVSTGFPAGLIPHPLKLKEIEASVADGAREIDIVVTREHVLTGNWQALYDEVREFRAACGEAHLKAILATGDIQTLSNVARASMICMMAGADFIKTSTGKEGVNATLDVSLVMARMIREYQARTGILIGFKPAGGVSNAKTALLYQILMKEELGRAWLEPELFRFGASSLLADIERQLEHYATGRYSAFNRHPVA is encoded by the coding sequence ATGCCTGAAGCTCCTACCCAGTCCTCGTCGGTCGTCGCGCTGCGGCGCGCGGCCCACGTTCATCCCGCCCGTAACCCGGGCGTGCCTTTCGATCTCGCGTGGCTCGACGGGTTGCGCGTCAACCAGTCGGCTGTCGAGCGGCGCACGGCGACGCTCGGCACCCGCCGCACCGTCAAGAAAGATGCGCAGGCCGCATGGCTGCTGAAAGCCGTCACCTGCATCGACCTCACGACGCTCAACGGCGACGACACGGAAGGCCGCGTGCGGCGTCTGTGCGCGAAAGCGAGACAGCCGGTGCGCGCCGACATTCTGGCGGCGCTCGGCGTGCCGCCGCATACCATCACGACGGGCGCCGTGTGCGTGTATCACCGCTACGTCGCGGCTGCCGTCGATGCGCTATCGGGCAGCGGCATTCCTGTTGCGGCGGTATCGACGGGTTTTCCGGCGGGCCTGATTCCGCATCCGCTGAAGCTGAAGGAAATCGAGGCATCGGTGGCTGACGGTGCTCGGGAAATCGACATCGTCGTCACGCGCGAGCACGTGCTGACAGGCAACTGGCAGGCGCTGTACGACGAAGTGCGCGAGTTCCGCGCCGCATGCGGCGAAGCGCATCTGAAAGCGATTCTCGCGACGGGCGATATCCAGACGCTGTCGAACGTTGCGCGGGCATCGATGATCTGCATGATGGCGGGCGCCGATTTCATCAAGACGTCGACGGGCAAGGAGGGTGTCAACGCGACGCTCGACGTGTCGCTCGTGATGGCGCGCATGATCCGCGAATACCAGGCGCGCACGGGCATCCTGATTGGCTTCAAGCCGGCGGGCGGCGTGTCGAACGCCAAGACGGCGCTGCTGTATCAGATCCTGATGAAAGAAGAACTGGGCCGCGCGTGGCTCGAACCCGAACTGTTCCGCTTCGGCGCTTCCAGTCTTCTCGCCGATATCGAACGCCAGCTCGAGCATTACGCGACTGGCCGCTATTCCGCCTTCAACCGCCACCCTGTTGCCTGA